From Cronobacter turicensis z3032, the proteins below share one genomic window:
- the ybjJ gene encoding Inner membrane protein ybjJ — protein MSSDVNHSSALRHRTWALFLFFFLPGLLMASWATRTPSIRDVLAVSTAGMGIVLFGLSVGSMSGILCSGWLVKRLGTHTVIRNGMALGVIGMLLMALALWFASPLLFASGLAVLGAGMGSAEVALNVEGATVEQLQNKTVLPMMHGFYSLGTLIGAGIGLSLTAFHFRADLHLAIATLITVIPIIIGLRAIPKGVGIETKEARQQRPAGHIPFWRDTQLLLIGLIVLAMAFAEGSANDWLPLLMVDGHGFSPTSGSLIYAGFTLGMTLGRFFGGWFIDRYSRVNVVRASAIMGALGIGLIIFVDNPIIASVSVLLWGLGASLGFPLTISAASDTGPDAPVRVSVVATAGYIAFLVGPPLLGFLGEHYGLRSAMLVVLSLVVLAAMVARAVAKPATPVASASGQARDVI, from the coding sequence ATGTCATCCGACGTGAATCACTCTTCCGCGCTGCGTCACCGGACGTGGGCGCTGTTTCTGTTTTTCTTTCTGCCGGGCCTGTTGATGGCCTCCTGGGCGACCCGCACGCCGTCCATCCGTGACGTGCTGGCGGTTTCCACCGCCGGAATGGGCATCGTGCTATTCGGGCTTTCGGTCGGCTCCATGAGCGGTATTCTCTGCTCCGGCTGGCTGGTAAAGCGCCTCGGCACGCATACGGTTATCCGCAACGGTATGGCGCTTGGGGTTATCGGGATGTTGCTGATGGCGCTCGCGCTGTGGTTCGCCTCGCCGCTGCTGTTTGCCAGCGGGCTGGCGGTGCTGGGCGCGGGCATGGGCTCCGCCGAAGTGGCGCTCAATGTCGAAGGCGCGACCGTCGAGCAGTTACAGAACAAGACCGTGCTGCCCATGATGCACGGCTTTTACAGCCTCGGCACGCTGATTGGCGCGGGCATCGGCCTGAGCCTGACGGCGTTTCATTTCCGCGCCGATCTGCATCTCGCGATTGCCACGCTGATCACCGTTATTCCGATTATCATCGGGCTGCGGGCTATCCCGAAAGGCGTCGGCATAGAGACGAAAGAAGCGCGCCAGCAGCGTCCTGCCGGTCATATCCCGTTCTGGAGAGACACCCAGTTGCTGCTGATTGGCCTGATTGTGCTGGCGATGGCGTTTGCCGAAGGCTCCGCCAACGACTGGCTGCCGCTCCTCATGGTGGACGGTCACGGCTTTAGCCCCACTTCCGGCTCGCTGATTTACGCTGGTTTCACGCTCGGCATGACGCTCGGCCGCTTCTTTGGCGGCTGGTTTATCGACCGCTACAGTCGCGTTAACGTGGTGCGCGCCAGCGCTATTATGGGCGCGCTCGGCATCGGGCTGATTATCTTTGTCGATAACCCGATTATCGCGAGTGTGTCGGTGCTGCTGTGGGGCCTGGGCGCGTCGCTCGGCTTCCCGCTGACGATTTCGGCAGCGAGTGATACCGGGCCGGATGCGCCGGTGCGCGTCAGCGTGGTGGCGACGGCAGGCTATATCGCCTTCCTGGTGGGCCCGCCGCTGCTCGGCTTCCTGGGGGAACATTACGGATTGCGCAGCGCAATGCTGGTGGTGTTGTCGCTGGTGGTGCTGGCGGCCATGGTGGCTCGCGCGGTGGCGAAACCCGCTACGCCTGTGGCGTCAGCGTCCGGGCAGGCGCGTGACGTTATTTAA
- the ybjK gene encoding Uncharacterized HTH-type transcriptional regulator ybjK: MATRQNDPQRRERILEATLACIAAHGFHHITHRKIALEAGVPLGSVTYYFTTLEALLAEAFTRFAESMSCQYQALMAQAQSREEACEALTALICGAQVTTPENMELMYQLYAYASRQPQLKIIMQDWMRRSQQTLETWFDPATARALDAFVEGMTLHYVVDREPLNRETIRSMVGRIVGEG, encoded by the coding sequence ATGGCGACACGACAAAACGACCCGCAACGCCGCGAGCGTATCCTGGAAGCGACGCTGGCCTGTATCGCGGCGCATGGCTTTCATCATATTACGCACCGCAAAATCGCCCTGGAGGCTGGCGTGCCGCTGGGCTCGGTCACCTACTATTTTACGACGCTGGAGGCGCTGCTGGCCGAGGCGTTTACGCGTTTCGCCGAAAGCATGTCTTGCCAGTATCAGGCGCTGATGGCGCAGGCTCAGAGCCGTGAGGAGGCCTGCGAGGCGCTAACGGCGTTGATTTGCGGCGCGCAGGTGACGACGCCTGAAAATATGGAGCTGATGTACCAGCTCTACGCCTATGCGAGCCGCCAGCCGCAGCTCAAAATCATCATGCAGGACTGGATGCGCCGCAGCCAGCAGACGCTCGAAACCTGGTTCGACCCGGCGACCGCCCGCGCGCTCGATGCGTTTGTGGAAGGGATGACGCTGCACTACGTCGTCGACCGCGAGCCGCTGAACCGCGAAACCATCCGCAGTATGGTGGGGAGAATTGTGGGGGAGGGGTGA